In Elusimicrobiota bacterium, the following proteins share a genomic window:
- a CDS encoding response regulator, translated as MPAKIILIVEDEPAVADLLKFLFEKDGYTTISASDGEEAISLATSNKPDLILLDLMIPKIDGYSVYRQLQADETTANIRIIVLTAKSGMQDLFQFEKNIVAYMEKPFDPKILRDKVKEALNG; from the coding sequence ATGCCTGCTAAAATCATACTTATCGTTGAAGATGAACCGGCAGTCGCTGACTTGTTAAAATTCTTATTTGAAAAAGACGGCTATACAACTATTTCTGCATCAGATGGTGAAGAAGCAATCAGTTTAGCAACTTCTAACAAACCTGATTTGATATTGCTGGATTTGATGATTCCTAAAATTGATGGATACAGTGTCTACAGACAACTCCAGGCAGACGAAACAACAGCAAATATTCGGATAATCGTGCTGACTGCTAAAAGTGGGATGCAGGATTTGTTCCAATTTGAGAAAAATATTGTTGCCTATATGGAAAAACCATTTGATCCGAAAATACTAAGAGACAAAGTAAAAGAGGCACTGAATGGCTGA
- the lysS gene encoding lysine--tRNA ligase, which yields MAEDELLIQRLEKLKRLKNCNIDPYPTKFLTTTTAKKILNEMPAGNVAISGRILTIRKMGKATFVTIKDATAKIQLYIKQDIVGTDNYKLFELFDIGDFIGVNGTVFKTKTGEITIKVEKFQLLSKALRGLPEKWHGLKDIETRYRQRYLDLIVNDDVAGIFNKRAKIISSIRNYLDKNGFVEVETPMMQSIPGGAAAKPFTTHHNALDIDLYLRVAPELYLKRLVVGGLERIYELGRTFRNEGISTRHNPEFTILEIYQAYSDYNDMMALCKNIIQETAKEIGISKVLVAEKEINLFGDWNRLSLETAFTEAGLNFADIFSEDKLKKLGQEFQVENYQKMPVRKIFDHLFDKLVKPKLIQPTFVVDWPKFLCPLAKSKSERPEIAERFELFIATEELANAYSELNDPVEQKKRFEEQLKEREKGDEEAEFYDEDYIKALEYGMPPTGGLGIGIDRLVILLTQQESIKDVILFPLLKPIK from the coding sequence ATGGCTGAAGATGAACTTTTAATTCAACGATTAGAAAAATTAAAAAGATTAAAAAATTGTAATATAGATCCTTATCCGACTAAATTCTTAACCACGACTACAGCTAAAAAAATTCTTAATGAAATGCCCGCTGGCAATGTCGCCATCAGCGGCCGCATTTTGACAATCAGAAAAATGGGAAAAGCAACTTTTGTGACAATAAAAGATGCCACAGCAAAAATACAACTCTATATCAAACAGGATATTGTCGGGACTGATAATTACAAACTGTTTGAACTTTTTGATATAGGCGATTTTATCGGTGTAAACGGCACAGTATTTAAAACCAAAACAGGCGAGATAACTATAAAGGTAGAAAAATTTCAACTTCTGTCAAAAGCATTAAGAGGCCTGCCTGAAAAATGGCACGGACTTAAAGATATAGAAACCAGATACCGTCAGAGATATCTGGATTTAATCGTAAATGATGATGTTGCAGGAATTTTCAACAAACGGGCTAAAATTATTTCGTCAATCAGAAATTATCTTGATAAAAACGGGTTCGTTGAAGTTGAAACACCGATGATGCAATCAATTCCCGGGGGTGCGGCTGCTAAACCATTCACCACACACCATAACGCACTTGATATTGATTTGTATTTAAGAGTTGCACCTGAACTTTATCTGAAACGATTGGTCGTCGGCGGACTTGAGCGCATTTACGAATTAGGTAGAACTTTTAGAAATGAAGGTATCTCTACAAGACATAATCCGGAATTTACGATTTTAGAAATCTATCAGGCATATTCCGACTATAACGATATGATGGCTTTATGCAAAAATATTATTCAGGAAACAGCAAAAGAAATCGGTATCTCAAAAGTTTTAGTTGCTGAAAAAGAGATAAATCTTTTTGGTGACTGGAATCGGCTATCTCTGGAGACGGCATTCACAGAAGCAGGACTCAATTTTGCAGATATTTTTTCAGAAGATAAATTAAAAAAATTAGGACAGGAATTCCAAGTTGAGAATTATCAAAAAATGCCTGTACGAAAAATATTTGACCACCTGTTTGATAAACTGGTAAAGCCGAAACTTATACAACCAACATTCGTTGTTGACTGGCCTAAATTCTTGTGTCCACTGGCAAAATCAAAATCCGAAAGACCAGAAATTGCCGAAAGATTTGAACTGTTTATTGCAACTGAAGAACTTGCAAATGCATATTCAGAATTAAATGACCCTGTAGAACAGAAAAAAAGATTTGAAGAACAACTTAAAGAACGAGAAAAAGGCGACGAAGAAGCAGAATTTTACGACGAAGATTACATAAAAGCACTTGAATACGGCATGCCACCGACCGGCGGGCTCGGAATAGGCATTGACCGTCTCGTAATTCTTCTGACGCAGCAAGAATCCATAAAAGATGTCATCCTGTTCCCGCTGTTAAAACCGATTAAGTAA